The Acidimicrobiales bacterium nucleotide sequence ACCTTCCCGTAATTCTCGCCGCCTCTGCCCAGAAGGGCACACCGCAATACGCGACCCAGCTGGCCGGGGCCATCATTGGCGCCGGACTGGCGATCGGCGGGGGCGCCATCGGCGCCGGCATCGGCGACGGCCTGGCGGGCAGCCAGACGATCGCCGGGGTTGCCCGGCAGCCCGAGACCCAGAGCCGGCTGTTCACGATCATGTTCCTGACCGTGGGCCTGGTGGAGGCCGCCTACTTCATCAACCTGGCCTTCGCCGCCCTGTTCATCTTCTCGCTGGCCAACCAGTAGGAGGCGAGGTGACCACATGTTGTTGGCAGCGTCGAACGGCAGCAGCAACAACTTCCTGCTCCCGAACATGACCTTCTTCGTCGAGCTGCTCGCCTTCCTCATCATCCTTGGCCTGATCGCCAAGTACATCCTCCCCCCGATCAAGCGCGCCATGGAGCAGCGCCAGGCCGAGATCGAGAGCGCCCTCGAGCAGGGCGAGGAGGCCAAGCGGCGATTGCTGGCCGCCGACCAGGAGTACCAGGCCAAGCTCGAAGCGGCCCGGCAGGAGGCCCGAGCCGTCATCGAGCGGTCCAATCGCATGGCAGAGCAGCTCCGCGAGGAGGCCCGCCACAAGGGCCAGGAGGAGTACGAGCGGGCGGTCGCCCGGGCCGAGGCGGACATCCAGCGGGCCACCGAGCGAGCCCGAGAGGAGCTGCGGCTCCAGGTGGCCGACCTGGTGATCGCAGCCGCCCAGCGGGTCATCGGTGAAGAACTGGATGCCGATCGGCACCGGGCCCTGATCGAGGAGGCCATCGCCAGCGTCAGTACCGGTGAGGCCGCCGGCGCCGGTCCCCGATGAGAGACGGCTCGTGAGGGACCACCGGTGAGGAATCTGGTCTGGGGCTACGCGAGCGCGGTGCTCGAGACCGCGCGCGACCGGGATCGGCTGGAGCAGGTCGGCAGCGAGCTGGCCGGCTTCGCCCGCGCCCTGGAGCGGGCGCCCGATCTGTTGAAAGTCCTGACGGACCCGGCCGTGCCCGTGCACACCCGCCGGGCCGTGGTGGAGGATCTCCTGTTGCCGCGCGTCAGCGGGGAGACGGTGCGGCTCGTCTCCTACGCCACAGCCGCCGAGCGGGCAACCGATCTGCCGTCGGTGGTCGACGAGCTGGCCCACCGGGTGGAAGCCGAGACAGGTGAGGCCGAGCCGCCGCTCGAGCCTCCCGCCGGCCGGTCGGCCATCAGGGAGCGCCTCCACGGCTACGCCACGGCGGTCTTCGAGGAGGTCGAGGCCGAAGGCGAGGCGGCCCTCGAGGAGTGCGAGGACGAGCTGTTCCGCCTGGCCCGGGTGATCGAGGGCTCCGACGAGCTGGGCTCGGTCGTGACCGATCCCGATGTGCCGGTGGTCACCCGCCTGGCCATCGTCGAGGACCTGCTGGCCGGCCGGGTCCAGCCCCTGACTCAGCGGCTCGTCCGCTACGCCGTTCGCACGGGACGGGGCCGGGACCTGGTGGCCACGCTGGACTGGCTGGTTGACCGGGCCGCGGCAGAGCGTAATCTCAAGGTGGCGGATGTGCGCGCCGCCGTCGACCTGGACGAGGACCAGAAGTCGCGACTGGCCGAGGCCCTCAGCCGGGTGGCCGGGCGTTCCGTCGAGGTTCGCGTGATCCCCGACCCGTCGCTGATCGCCGGCATGGTGGCGGTCGTTGGAGACCTGCTGGTGGACGGCAGTGTCCGCCACCGCCTCGAGCAGCTGAAGATCGACCTTTCGAAGCCGGACACGATGACTGGAACCACAGGAGAGCGCCGCTGATGGCCGAGCTCGCGATCAATTCCGCCGACATCGCCGCCGTGCTGCGCCGCCATCTCGAGGACGAGACCTTGGGCGTCACCACCGAGCAGGTGGGGCGTATCAGCGAGGTGGGCGACGGGATCGCCCGGGTCACGGGTCTGCCGGGGGCGGAGGTGAACGAGCTGCTCGAGTTCGAGGGCGGCGTCATGGGCCTGGCCCTCAACCTCGACGAAGAGTCGATCGGTGCCGTCGTCCTCGGCGAGGTCACCCACCTGGAGGAGGAGCAGCTGGTCCGCTCGACCGGCCGCATCCTGTCGGTGCCCGTCGGCGACGGGCTGCTCGGCCGGGTCGTCAACGCCCTCGGCGAGCCCATCGACGGCCGCGGCGCCGTCGCCAGCGACCAGTACCGCCGCCTCGAGATCCAGGCCCCCGGGATCGTCGACCGCCAGCCGGTCAATCAGCCCCTCCAGACCGGCATCAAGGCCATCGACTCGATGACCCCGATCGGCCGCGGGCAGCGGGAGCTGATCATCGGCGACCGCAAGACGGGCAAGACCTCCATCGCCGTGGACACGATCATCAACCAGCGCGGCCAGGGGGTGAAGTGCATCTACGTTGCGGTGGGCCAGAAGGGCTCGACCGTCGCCCAGACCGTCGCCACCCTCGAGGAGCACGGCGCCATGGAGTACACCGTGGTCGTCAACGCGCCCGCTTCTGATCCCGCGCCGTTCAAGTACCTCGCCCCCTACGCCGGGTGCGCCATGGGCATGCACTGGATGGAACACGGCGATGACGCCCTCATCGTCTACGACGACCTGTCCAAGCAGGCCGAGGCCTACCGGCAGATCTCATTGCTCCTGCGCCGGCCGCCGGGACGGGAGGCCTATCCCGGTGACGTCTTCTACTTGCACAGCCGGCTCCTGGAGCGGGCGGCCAAGCTCAATGACAAGCGAGGAGGCGGCTCGCTCACGGCGCTCCCCGTGATCGAGACCAAGGCCGGTGACATCTCGGCCTACATCCCGACCAACGTGATCTCGATCACCGACGGGCAGATCTTCCTCATCACCGAGCTGTTCTACGCGGGTGTACGACCGGCCATCGACGTCGGCATCTCGGTTTCCCGGGTCGGCGGTCAAGCTCAGGTCAAGGCCATGAAGGCCGTGGCCGGGACCTTGCGCCTCGATCTGGCCCAGTTCCGGGAGCTGGAGTCGTTCGCCACGTTCGGCTCGGAGCTTGACAAGGTGTCCCAGGCACAGCTGGACCGGGGTTACCGGCTGACCGAGATCCTCAAGCAGCCCCTCAACGCCCCGGTGCCCGTCGAGGAGCAGGTGGTCGCCATCTACGCAGGGTCCAACGGCTTCGTCGACGACATCCCCGTGACCGCGGTGCAGCGGTTCGAGCAGGAGCTCATCGCCTTCCTGCGGGGCCACGAATCGGGCGTGCTCGAGCAGATCCGCGAGAAGGGCACGCTGCCCGACGAGGAGACCCTGAACAAGGCCATCGCCGACTTCAAGGAAGGCTTCGATCCCGGCGTCGGGGACGAGACGATCGAGGGAAGCGACCGCTCGAGGACCGCCTCGAGCGGAGCCGGGCAGGGCGGCACCGCGGCTGACGAGCGCGACGGCGCCGGTGCCGACACGGCATCGCGCGACGCGGACTCCGAGCAGGCGGCGGGCCGCTAGCACCATGGCCGGCAGTCAGGAGCGTGTCCTCAGGCGACGGATCAGGAGCATCCAGTCGACCAGAAAGACCACGCGCGCCATGGAGCTGATCGCCGCCTCCCGCATCGTGCGGGCACAGCAGCGCATCGCCGGAGGGCGGCCCTACGTGGAGCGCATCGACTCGCTCGCGTCGGATCTCGTCGGCGCCCCTGGGACGGGGCACCACCGTCTCATCGAGCCGCCCGACCCGCTGCGGCGGGTGGCGCTGGTGGTGATCACCTCGGATCGAGGCCTGTGCGGCGCCTACAACACGCAGGTGCTCAGGACGGTCGAGCGGGTGCTGGCCGAGCACCGGTCGGAGGATCATGAGCGCATGCTGGTGACGGTGGGTCGGCGGGGCCTTAGCTACCTGCGGTTCCGGGGCTACGACATCGAGCACACCGTGCTGGGGATCACCGATCGGCCCACGTACCTGGATGCGCGGCAGGTCGCCGACCTGGTCGTGGGGCCGTTCGTGGACGGCGAGGTCGATCAGATCGAGCTCGTCTCCACCCGGTTCGTCTCCGCCGGCACCCAACGGGTGGAGCATCGTGTCGTCGTTCCCGTCCCCGCTCACCTCCGCACCGAGCCGGAGGCCGGCGGCGAGGCCGGGGGCGACACCGAGGGGCGGGTCGACTACGACGCCGAGCCCTCCGAGGAGGAGATCCTCGACCGTCTGCTGCCGAGCCTGATCGAGGCACAGCTGTTCCTGGCCCTGCTGGAAGCGTCGGCATCCGAGCACGCGTCACGACAGCGAGCCATGAAGGCCGCCACCGACAACGCCGACGACCTCGTCACCAACTTGCGGCGGGTCATGAACCGGGCCCGCCAGGACACCATCACGACCGAGATCATGGACATCGTCGGCGGAGCCGAGGCGCTGCGCCAGGTCGGCAACGGCCACGAGACCGAACCGCGCGAACCCAGGAGCACGACCACATGACCACCGTCAGCAACGAGACCGACGTCAAGCGGGCGGACGGCCGCGTCGTCGCCATCGCCGGGCCCGTCGTCGACGTGGAGTTCCCGCCCAACGCGCTTCCCGAGATCAACACTGCGGTCGACATGGATCTAGAGCTCGAAGGCGAGCGCATCACGGTGACTGCCGAGGTGGCCCAGCAGATCGGCGGCGGCCGGGTGCGCTGCATCTGCTTCAAGCCGACCGATGGCCTGGCCCGCGGGACGACGGTGCGCAACACGGGCCGCGGCGTCACCGTTCCGGTCGGGAGCGCCGTCCTCGGACACGTGTTCAACGTGGTCGGCCAGCCCCTCGACACCGATTCCATCGGTGAGCCCGAGGATCACTGGGAGATCCACCGCGAGCCGCCGCAGTTCGAGGACCTGGAGCCGAGCGTCCAGATGCTCGAGACCGGCATCAAGGTCATCGACCTGCTCGAACCCTACGTCCAGGGCGGCAAGATCGGCCTCTTCGGCGGGGCAGGCGTGGGCAAGACCGTTCTCATCCAGGAGATGATCTACCGGGTTGCCGAACAGCACGGCGGGGTCTCGGTCTTCGCCGGTGTCGGCGAGCGAACCCGTGAGGGAACCGACCTCTGGATCGAGATGCAGGAGACCGGTGTCATCGAGAAGACCGCCCTGGTCTACGGCCAGATGGACGAGCCTCCCGGCGTGCGCCTGAGGGTGGGGTTGTCGGCTCTGACCATGGCGGAGTACTTCCGCGATGTCAAGAACCAGGACGTGCTGCTGTTCGTCGACAACATCTTCCGCTTCGTCCAGGCGGGATCCGAGGTCTCCACCCTGCTCGGGCGGATGCCCTCGGCGGTCGGATACCAGCCCACCCTGGCCGACGAGATGGGCGAGCTCCAGGAGCGGATCACCTCGACCCGGGGTCACTCGATCACTTCCATGCAGGCCGTGTACGTGCCGGCCGACGACTACACCGACCCCGCCCCCTTCACCACCTTCACCCACCTCGACGCCACGACCAACCTGTCCCGGGACGTGTTCGCCAAGGGCATCTTCCCGGCCGTGGACCCG carries:
- the atpD gene encoding F0F1 ATP synthase subunit beta; translated protein: MTTVSNETDVKRADGRVVAIAGPVVDVEFPPNALPEINTAVDMDLELEGERITVTAEVAQQIGGGRVRCICFKPTDGLARGTTVRNTGRGVTVPVGSAVLGHVFNVVGQPLDTDSIGEPEDHWEIHREPPQFEDLEPSVQMLETGIKVIDLLEPYVQGGKIGLFGGAGVGKTVLIQEMIYRVAEQHGGVSVFAGVGERTREGTDLWIEMQETGVIEKTALVYGQMDEPPGVRLRVGLSALTMAEYFRDVKNQDVLLFVDNIFRFVQAGSEVSTLLGRMPSAVGYQPTLADEMGELQERITSTRGHSITSMQAVYVPADDYTDPAPFTTFTHLDATTNLSRDVFAKGIFPAVDP
- the atpF gene encoding F0F1 ATP synthase subunit B — translated: MLLAASNGSSNNFLLPNMTFFVELLAFLIILGLIAKYILPPIKRAMEQRQAEIESALEQGEEAKRRLLAADQEYQAKLEAARQEARAVIERSNRMAEQLREEARHKGQEEYERAVARAEADIQRATERAREELRLQVADLVIAAAQRVIGEELDADRHRALIEEAIASVSTGEAAGAGPR
- the atpH gene encoding ATP synthase F1 subunit delta; the encoded protein is MRNLVWGYASAVLETARDRDRLEQVGSELAGFARALERAPDLLKVLTDPAVPVHTRRAVVEDLLLPRVSGETVRLVSYATAAERATDLPSVVDELAHRVEAETGEAEPPLEPPAGRSAIRERLHGYATAVFEEVEAEGEAALEECEDELFRLARVIEGSDELGSVVTDPDVPVVTRLAIVEDLLAGRVQPLTQRLVRYAVRTGRGRDLVATLDWLVDRAAAERNLKVADVRAAVDLDEDQKSRLAEALSRVAGRSVEVRVIPDPSLIAGMVAVVGDLLVDGSVRHRLEQLKIDLSKPDTMTGTTGERR
- the atpG gene encoding ATP synthase F1 subunit gamma — translated: MAGSQERVLRRRIRSIQSTRKTTRAMELIAASRIVRAQQRIAGGRPYVERIDSLASDLVGAPGTGHHRLIEPPDPLRRVALVVITSDRGLCGAYNTQVLRTVERVLAEHRSEDHERMLVTVGRRGLSYLRFRGYDIEHTVLGITDRPTYLDARQVADLVVGPFVDGEVDQIELVSTRFVSAGTQRVEHRVVVPVPAHLRTEPEAGGEAGGDTEGRVDYDAEPSEEEILDRLLPSLIEAQLFLALLEASASEHASRQRAMKAATDNADDLVTNLRRVMNRARQDTITTEIMDIVGGAEALRQVGNGHETEPREPRSTTT
- the atpA gene encoding F0F1 ATP synthase subunit alpha, with product MAELAINSADIAAVLRRHLEDETLGVTTEQVGRISEVGDGIARVTGLPGAEVNELLEFEGGVMGLALNLDEESIGAVVLGEVTHLEEEQLVRSTGRILSVPVGDGLLGRVVNALGEPIDGRGAVASDQYRRLEIQAPGIVDRQPVNQPLQTGIKAIDSMTPIGRGQRELIIGDRKTGKTSIAVDTIINQRGQGVKCIYVAVGQKGSTVAQTVATLEEHGAMEYTVVVNAPASDPAPFKYLAPYAGCAMGMHWMEHGDDALIVYDDLSKQAEAYRQISLLLRRPPGREAYPGDVFYLHSRLLERAAKLNDKRGGGSLTALPVIETKAGDISAYIPTNVISITDGQIFLITELFYAGVRPAIDVGISVSRVGGQAQVKAMKAVAGTLRLDLAQFRELESFATFGSELDKVSQAQLDRGYRLTEILKQPLNAPVPVEEQVVAIYAGSNGFVDDIPVTAVQRFEQELIAFLRGHESGVLEQIREKGTLPDEETLNKAIADFKEGFDPGVGDETIEGSDRSRTASSGAGQGGTAADERDGAGADTASRDADSEQAAGR
- the atpE gene encoding ATP synthase F0 subunit C, coding for MAGAIIGAGLAIGGGAIGAGIGDGLAGSQTIAGVARQPETQSRLFTIMFLTVGLVEAAYFINLAFAALFIFSLANQ